One window from the genome of Manis pentadactyla isolate mManPen7 chromosome 15, mManPen7.hap1, whole genome shotgun sequence encodes:
- the MED29 gene encoding mediator of RNA polymerase II transcription subunit 29 — MSASQQPASTASSAAGVSVAVSAGGPGPPQQPQAPAQLVGPSQSGLLQQQQQDFDPVQRYKMLIPQLKESLQTLMKVAAQNLIQNTNIDNGQKSSDGPIQRFDKCLEEFYALCDQLELCLRLAHECLSQSCDSAKHSPTLVPTATKPDAVQPDSLPYPQYLAVIKAQIACAKDIHTALLDCANKVTGKTPAPPTGPGGTL, encoded by the exons ATGTCCGCGTCTCAGCAGCCGGCGTCGACGGCCTCCTCTGCAGCTGGCGTGTCGGTCGCCGTTTCGGCTGGTGGGCCTGGTCCCCCGCAGCAGCCGCAAGCCCCGGCACAGCTGGTGGGCCCCTCGCAGAGCGGGCtcttgcagcagcagcagcaggactTCGACCCCGTGCAGCGCTACAAGATGCTCATCCCGCAGCTGAAGGAGAGTCTACAG accTTGATGAAGGTTGCAGCCCAGAACTTGATTCAGAACACTAACATTGACAACGGACA AAAGAGCAGCGATGGACCCATACAGCGCTTTGACAAGTGTCTGGAGGAGTTTTATGCACTCTGTGACCAGCTGGAACTTTGCCTG CGCCTGGCACACGAGTGTCTGTCACAGAGCTGTGACAGTGCCAAGCACTCTCCAACGCTGGTGCCCACGGCCACCAAGCCGGACGCCGTGCAGCCTGACAGCCTGCCCTACCCGCAGTACCTGGCCGTCATCAAAGCCCAGATAGCCTGTGCCAAGGACATTCACACTGCCCTGCTAGACTGTGCGAACAAGGTCACAGGCAAGACGCCTGCACCGCCTACCGGCCCCGGAGGTACCCTGTGA